The following are encoded in a window of Sphaerisporangium siamense genomic DNA:
- a CDS encoding sulfotransferase-like domain-containing protein, with the protein MSIEAGQAPRILALWSAPRSRSTAFLRMMAARGDHTVVHEPFSHVADFGETQVGPFTARTETELIATLRELATRGPVFFKDTTDFHYPGLLADDAFLAEATHTFIIRHPEQAIASHFALNTELRRDEIGFAWLAEIYDAVAARSAAPPVVVDSDDLIESPEATVREYCARVSIPFIPEALTWEPGVRDDWRKTQRWHESTSRTDGFVRTSGSDTGFVRNDARLAEYLDYHLPHYERLHAARMRVPAA; encoded by the coding sequence ATGAGCATCGAGGCCGGACAGGCGCCGCGGATTTTGGCGTTGTGGAGCGCGCCGCGTTCCCGCTCGACCGCGTTCCTGAGAATGATGGCCGCCCGCGGCGACCACACCGTGGTGCACGAACCGTTCTCGCATGTGGCCGATTTCGGCGAGACGCAGGTCGGCCCCTTCACGGCGCGGACCGAAACCGAACTGATCGCTACACTGCGTGAGCTGGCCACGCGTGGTCCCGTCTTTTTCAAGGACACCACGGACTTCCACTACCCCGGCCTGCTCGCCGACGACGCCTTCCTCGCCGAGGCCACCCACACCTTCATCATCCGGCACCCCGAACAGGCCATCGCCTCCCATTTCGCGCTCAACACCGAGCTGAGGCGCGACGAGATCGGTTTCGCCTGGCTGGCCGAGATCTACGACGCGGTCGCGGCCCGGTCGGCGGCGCCGCCGGTCGTCGTCGACTCCGACGACCTGATCGAGAGCCCCGAGGCCACCGTGCGGGAGTACTGCGCGCGGGTGTCGATCCCGTTCATCCCCGAGGCGCTGACCTGGGAACCCGGGGTGCGCGACGACTGGCGCAAGACCCAGCGCTGGCACGAGTCGACGAGCAGGACCGACGGGTTCGTGCGCACCTCGGGCTCCGACACCGGCTTCGTCAGGAACGACGCCAGGCTGGCCGAGTACCTCGACTACCACCTGCCGCACTACGAACGGCTGCACGCCGCCCGGATGCGCGTGCCGGCGGCGTGA
- a CDS encoding non-ribosomal peptide synthetase — MTELLKRLARLPEDKRARLLAQLRAGAEPAANLGPVARQTTGPVPLSFNQEPLWTHHRLSPDEPTYSMPFCYRLRGDLDTEALGGALTALVARHESLRTSVTEQNNTPVQVIAPELPVEMLIVEASSEQEVEALLRIEARIPFAIETPPLWRIRLYRLAPDDHYLLFNVHHMVFDGWSQTVLARDLAELYRALKNGVEPELADLPVQYADYAVWQRDWLAGKRLEDLSAWWRERLADAPTLEFPTDRPRPTQVTFNGAGVQVALPPELDRAVDGLARKIGVTPFNIFTAGFAAMMQRYSGQDDVVIGSPNANRRFSSLETVTGFFINQLVLRFDLSGDPTFREIVDRTRTVVQDTFSQGDIPFGKLIEAVRPPRDPSRQPLFQIAFALADFAPPIQLDGIEVSLASTHTGTSRFDMAWGITRNGDLSTIECEYNTDLFDEETVERFAANYGRFLINACASPQTPLSYIEALDEREYERVLSFGDGPKREVRAGTIVAEFEAQVRARGEETALVVSETPVSYAELNRRANRLAHHLIDLGAKPGQVVALALPRSADMVVAVLAVLKSGAAYLPLDPTNPAARIAQIVADADALAVLTDSSLTDRLTGAGRQLVVLDEIGDTLASAPEEDPHQTAGPDDVAYIIYTSGSTGRPKGVLIEQRSVVNFADTVRELFELTPEDRVLGFASLNFDVSVFELFAALLTGARLYLAVDEERLSIERLQALMERSAITVIDLPPAVMNLLEPERFDALRIVFVGGEAFSAELVNRWNPGRRLFNGYGPTECTVTMIVEECPGTWENTPPIGLPMTNHVAHVLDRHLNPVPCGVPGELVIGGAGLAKGYLNRPELTEEKFVPDPFGTAPGGRLYRTGDLVKRLSDGRIVFIGRIDQQVKIRGLRIELGEVEAGIAAFPGVAQVAVEPWADEAGERHLVGYVSTGAAPFGVDALREHLAERLPAYMIPSYFVHLPELPLNSSGKVNRRALPDPEPLSAGGPVAQPRTETERVLVQEIMGPLLRNERIGVGDDFFQLGGNSLQAAQLISSINRRFKVRISLADFFLSPTPAHIAGIVDAQRMDSMSEDELLAMLESMSEEEVSAASARLEDENR, encoded by the coding sequence ATGACCGAACTGCTCAAACGCCTGGCCAGGCTGCCCGAGGACAAGCGTGCGCGGCTGCTCGCGCAGTTGCGGGCGGGAGCGGAACCCGCCGCCAATCTCGGTCCCGTGGCGCGGCAGACCACCGGGCCCGTGCCGCTGTCGTTCAACCAGGAACCCTTGTGGACCCACCATCGGCTCTCCCCCGACGAGCCGACCTACAGCATGCCGTTCTGCTACCGGCTGCGCGGCGATCTGGACACCGAGGCGCTGGGCGGGGCGCTCACCGCGCTGGTGGCGCGGCACGAGTCCCTGCGCACCAGCGTGACCGAGCAGAACAACACCCCGGTGCAGGTGATCGCGCCCGAGCTGCCCGTCGAGATGCTGATCGTGGAGGCGTCCAGCGAGCAGGAGGTGGAGGCGCTGCTCAGGATCGAGGCGCGCATCCCCTTCGCGATCGAGACGCCGCCGCTGTGGCGCATCCGCCTGTACCGGCTGGCGCCCGACGACCACTACCTGCTGTTCAACGTCCACCACATGGTCTTCGACGGCTGGTCGCAGACGGTGCTCGCCCGCGACCTGGCCGAGCTGTACCGGGCCCTGAAGAACGGCGTCGAGCCGGAGCTCGCCGACCTGCCGGTGCAGTACGCCGACTACGCGGTGTGGCAGCGGGACTGGCTGGCGGGCAAGCGCCTGGAGGACCTGAGCGCCTGGTGGCGCGAGCGGCTCGCCGACGCGCCGACGCTGGAGTTCCCCACCGACCGGCCGCGTCCCACCCAGGTGACCTTCAACGGCGCCGGGGTGCAGGTGGCGCTGCCGCCCGAGCTGGACCGCGCGGTGGACGGGCTGGCCCGCAAGATCGGCGTCACGCCGTTCAACATCTTCACGGCCGGGTTCGCGGCGATGATGCAGCGCTACAGCGGCCAGGACGACGTGGTGATCGGCTCGCCGAACGCCAACCGCCGCTTCAGCTCGCTGGAGACCGTCACCGGGTTCTTCATCAACCAGCTCGTCCTGCGCTTCGACCTGTCGGGCGACCCGACCTTCCGCGAGATCGTGGACCGCACGCGGACCGTCGTCCAGGACACCTTCTCCCAGGGCGACATCCCGTTCGGCAAGCTCATCGAGGCCGTCCGGCCGCCGCGCGACCCGTCGCGGCAGCCGCTGTTCCAGATCGCGTTCGCGCTCGCCGACTTCGCGCCGCCGATCCAGCTCGACGGCATCGAGGTCAGCCTCGCGTCCACGCACACCGGGACCTCGCGGTTCGACATGGCGTGGGGCATCACCAGGAACGGCGACCTCAGCACGATCGAGTGCGAGTACAACACCGACCTGTTCGACGAGGAGACCGTCGAGCGGTTCGCCGCCAACTACGGGCGGTTCCTCATCAACGCCTGCGCCTCGCCGCAGACCCCGCTGTCGTACATCGAGGCGCTGGACGAGCGGGAGTACGAGCGCGTCCTGTCCTTCGGCGACGGCCCCAAGCGCGAGGTGCGCGCCGGCACGATCGTCGCCGAGTTCGAGGCCCAGGTCAGGGCCAGGGGCGAGGAGACCGCGCTGGTGGTGTCCGAGACGCCGGTGAGCTACGCCGAGCTGAACCGCAGGGCCAACCGGCTCGCGCACCACCTCATCGACCTCGGTGCCAAGCCCGGCCAGGTCGTGGCGCTCGCGCTGCCGCGCTCGGCCGACATGGTGGTAGCGGTGCTCGCCGTGCTGAAGTCCGGCGCGGCCTACCTGCCGCTGGACCCGACCAACCCCGCCGCCAGGATCGCGCAGATCGTCGCGGACGCCGACGCGCTGGCCGTGCTGACCGACTCCTCGCTCACCGACCGGCTCACCGGGGCGGGCCGTCAGCTCGTCGTCCTGGACGAGATCGGCGACACGCTGGCCTCGGCCCCGGAGGAGGACCCGCATCAGACGGCCGGTCCCGACGACGTCGCCTACATCATCTACACCTCCGGCAGCACGGGACGGCCGAAGGGCGTGCTGATCGAGCAGCGCAGCGTCGTCAACTTCGCCGACACGGTCCGGGAGCTGTTCGAGCTGACCCCCGAGGACCGCGTGCTCGGCTTCGCCTCGCTGAACTTCGACGTGTCGGTGTTCGAGCTCTTCGCCGCGCTGCTCACCGGCGCGCGGCTGTACCTGGCCGTGGACGAGGAGCGGCTGTCCATCGAGCGCCTGCAGGCGTTGATGGAGCGGTCGGCGATCACCGTGATCGACCTGCCGCCCGCGGTGATGAACCTGCTCGAACCCGAGCGGTTCGACGCGCTGCGCATCGTGTTCGTCGGCGGCGAGGCGTTCTCGGCCGAGCTCGTCAACCGGTGGAACCCGGGCCGGCGCCTGTTCAACGGCTACGGCCCCACCGAGTGCACGGTCACCATGATCGTCGAGGAGTGCCCGGGGACCTGGGAGAACACCCCGCCGATCGGCCTGCCGATGACCAACCACGTCGCGCACGTCCTGGACCGCCACCTGAACCCGGTGCCGTGCGGCGTGCCGGGCGAGCTGGTCATCGGCGGCGCGGGCCTGGCCAAGGGGTACCTGAACCGGCCCGAGCTGACCGAGGAGAAGTTCGTCCCCGACCCGTTCGGCACCGCGCCGGGCGGGCGGCTGTACCGCACCGGCGACCTGGTCAAGCGGCTGTCGGACGGCCGTATCGTCTTCATCGGCCGCATCGACCAGCAGGTGAAGATCCGCGGCCTGCGGATCGAGCTGGGCGAGGTGGAGGCCGGCATCGCCGCGTTCCCCGGCGTCGCCCAGGTGGCGGTGGAGCCGTGGGCGGACGAGGCCGGCGAGCGGCACCTGGTGGGGTACGTCTCCACCGGCGCCGCCCCGTTCGGCGTGGACGCGCTGCGCGAGCACCTGGCGGAGCGGCTGCCCGCGTACATGATCCCGTCCTACTTCGTGCACCTGCCCGAGCTGCCGCTGAACAGCAGCGGGAAGGTGAACCGCCGCGCGCTGCCGGACCCGGAGCCGCTGTCGGCCGGCGGGCCCGTGGCGCAGCCGAGGACCGAGACCGAACGCGTGCTCGTCCAGGAGATCATGGGGCCGCTGCTGCGCAACGAGCGCATCGGCGTCGGCGACGACTTCTTCCAGCTCGGCGGGAACAGCCTGCAGGCCGCGCAGCTCATCTCGTCCATCAACCGGCGGTTCAAGGTGCGCATCTCGCTGGCCGACTTCTTCCTGTCCCCGACCCCGGCGCACATCGCCGGGATCGTCGACGCCCAGCGCATGGACTCCATGAGCGAGGACGAGCTGCTCGCCATGCTGGAGTCCATGTCGGAGGAGGAGGTCAGCGCGGCGAGCGCCCGGCTGGAGGATGAGAACCGATGA
- a CDS encoding response regulator produces MQFRVLICDETTLVRDGLRTLLDAESDINVVDTTDNGHRAVMLVRTYRPHVVVTGLTLQGMLGIELIRRLLREDLDPVPRVVVFATNEHDDTLTHDTLTNVLHAGASGLLTRETSRDDLVAAIRTVASGQAMLTPRMTQRLLDWFRQHKTEPDDMLQPYAAALTEREREVLLLTARGMSTEDIGVTLSISVATVRTHIYRLRNKLQLRDRAQLVSFAYRAGMMQAEFDLANN; encoded by the coding sequence GTGCAGTTTCGCGTCCTGATCTGCGATGAGACCACCCTCGTGAGGGACGGTCTGCGTACCCTGTTGGACGCCGAGTCCGACATCAACGTGGTCGACACCACGGACAACGGCCACCGCGCGGTCATGCTGGTCCGCACGTACCGGCCGCATGTCGTGGTCACCGGTCTCACCCTGCAGGGAATGCTCGGCATCGAGCTGATCCGACGGCTGCTACGGGAGGATCTCGATCCCGTGCCCAGGGTCGTGGTGTTCGCCACCAACGAGCACGACGACACGCTCACCCACGACACGCTCACCAACGTGCTGCACGCGGGGGCCAGCGGCCTGCTGACCCGCGAGACCAGCCGTGACGACCTGGTCGCCGCGATCAGGACCGTCGCGAGCGGCCAGGCCATGCTGACGCCGCGCATGACCCAGCGCCTGCTGGACTGGTTCCGCCAGCACAAGACCGAGCCCGACGACATGCTGCAGCCGTACGCGGCGGCGCTGACGGAGCGGGAGCGCGAGGTCCTGCTGCTCACCGCGCGCGGCATGTCCACCGAGGACATCGGGGTCACGCTGTCCATCTCCGTGGCCACGGTCCGCACGCACATCTACCGGTTGCGCAACAAGCTCCAGCTCAGGGACAGGGCCCAGCTGGTCTCGTTCGCCTACCGGGCCGGCATGATGCAGGCCGAGTTCGACCTGGCCAACAACTGA
- a CDS encoding VOC family protein, translated as MPSVLQNVTFDCAVPVKLARFWSEVTGQPVDDYDSFYATVTLPNDTVLYFARVPESKTVKNRVHLCLRPDVTRDAEVSRLIGIGARLVADHRRPNGHGWVVLADPEGNEFCVLRGTPDR; from the coding sequence GTGCCATCCGTTTTGCAGAATGTGACCTTCGACTGCGCGGTTCCGGTCAAGTTGGCCCGGTTCTGGAGCGAGGTCACCGGGCAGCCCGTAGACGATTACGATTCCTTCTACGCGACGGTGACCCTGCCGAATGACACGGTCCTCTACTTCGCGCGGGTCCCCGAGTCGAAGACGGTCAAGAATCGGGTGCACCTGTGTCTGCGTCCCGATGTCACGCGCGACGCCGAGGTAAGCCGTCTGATCGGAATCGGCGCGCGTTTGGTGGCCGACCACAGGCGACCAAACGGTCATGGGTGGGTGGTGCTGGCCGATCCGGAGGGGAACGAATTCTGTGTTCTACGCGGCACCCCGGACCGATGA
- a CDS encoding thioesterase domain-containing protein produces the protein MSVPEDKLAKLSPERRKLYEQMLARRAQTTVARETQAVVMRAGAEPRNLVLMNPSGGALFCYVPLTRALREGYGVYGCLSRPGDRARPVEGRLVEVGTRILDELGAEMDLSTCVFAGWSFGACLAFEVARQHAERSGARQPVVLFDAEYAVDLSVPVPDEEELRRQFVYDVSRLQGVPPGELAWLLKPLDALTPIPDMLARTGVSLDLSADELRDRYHIFAGAAEALYRYHPPASYDGPVYALIAGAHQVSTEAWRRKSTGEFHHVALSGDHYSVFDERNLPRVAHMVEEALDRV, from the coding sequence ATGAGCGTCCCCGAAGACAAGCTCGCCAAGCTGTCCCCCGAGCGCAGGAAGCTGTACGAGCAGATGCTCGCGCGCCGCGCGCAGACCACGGTGGCGCGCGAGACGCAGGCCGTCGTGATGCGCGCGGGCGCCGAACCGCGCAACCTGGTGCTGATGAACCCGAGCGGCGGCGCGCTGTTCTGCTACGTGCCGCTCACCCGGGCGCTGCGCGAGGGGTACGGCGTGTACGGCTGCCTCAGCAGGCCCGGCGACCGGGCCAGGCCCGTGGAGGGCAGGCTCGTCGAGGTCGGCACGCGCATCCTCGACGAACTGGGCGCCGAGATGGACCTGTCCACGTGCGTGTTCGCCGGGTGGTCGTTCGGCGCGTGCCTCGCCTTCGAGGTGGCGCGCCAGCACGCCGAGCGCAGCGGCGCGCGGCAGCCGGTCGTGCTGTTCGACGCCGAGTACGCCGTGGACCTGAGCGTCCCGGTGCCCGACGAGGAGGAGCTGCGCCGGCAGTTCGTCTACGACGTGTCCCGGCTGCAGGGCGTGCCGCCGGGCGAGCTGGCCTGGCTGCTCAAGCCCCTGGACGCGCTCACCCCGATCCCGGACATGCTGGCGAGGACGGGCGTGTCACTGGACCTGTCGGCCGACGAGCTGCGGGACCGGTACCACATCTTCGCCGGCGCCGCCGAGGCGCTGTACCGCTACCACCCGCCCGCGTCGTACGACGGCCCGGTGTACGCGCTGATCGCCGGGGCGCACCAGGTCAGCACCGAGGCGTGGCGGCGCAAGTCCACCGGCGAGTTCCACCACGTGGCCCTGTCCGGCGACCACTACAGCGTGTTCGACGAGCGGAACCTGCCGCGCGTCGCGCACATGGTGGAGGAGGCGCTGGACCGGGTCTGA